The Methanococcoides methylutens MM1 genome has a window encoding:
- a CDS encoding DUF3303 domain-containing protein: MLFMDIITWDPKDHNEMWKRFEKWEYPEGIKVIGEWSDLSSCRHIVLYEVENAESYAEGMYPWLDICRFDSFPVMESGDVAKFMAEHMGYNPVV, translated from the coding sequence ATGTTGTTTATGGACATAATAACATGGGACCCAAAGGACCATAATGAAATGTGGAAGCGCTTTGAAAAGTGGGAATATCCGGAAGGAATTAAGGTAATCGGTGAATGGTCTGACCTGTCCAGTTGCCGACATATTGTTCTATACGAAGTAGAGAATGCTGAATCTTATGCTGAGGGTATGTACCCCTGGTTGGATATCTGCCGTTTCGATAGTTTCCCGGTGATGGAATCGGGTGATGTTGCCAAATTCATGGCCGAGCACATGGGATATAATCCGGTAGTTTGA
- a CDS encoding pyridoxamine 5'-phosphate oxidase family protein has protein sequence MGKKIKDEKILEDILLDAQYLRLGLCDNDRPYIVPISFGYKDRTIYLHSSGKGTKINLIKQNKHACFEVDNFYETLPSDEPCSYYMKYQSVVGYGTATILEDEEERKEGLKLIIDRYHNKEYNIDDLKTKGVAIIRIDVEELHGRQYGMDYD, from the coding sequence ATGGGTAAAAAAATAAAAGATGAAAAGATACTCGAAGACATACTTTTAGATGCACAATACCTGAGGCTGGGACTTTGTGATAATGATAGACCTTACATCGTACCAATATCATTCGGATACAAGGACAGAACCATCTATCTACATAGTTCCGGGAAAGGTACGAAAATTAACCTCATTAAACAGAACAAACATGCCTGTTTTGAAGTGGACAATTTTTACGAGACACTCCCATCCGATGAACCCTGTTCGTATTACATGAAGTACCAGAGCGTCGTGGGCTATGGAACTGCAACTATCCTGGAAGATGAAGAAGAAAGAAAAGAAGGCCTTAAGCTCATAATCGATCGCTACCACAATAAAGAATACAACATCGATGACCTGAAAACCAAGGGCGTAGCAATCATACGTATCGATGTTGAAGAGCTGCATGGTAGGCAATACGGAATGGACTACGATTGA
- a CDS encoding hydantoinase/oxoprolinase N-terminal domain-containing protein — MKYGIGIDAGGTYTDAVIVREDDGKVIDYTKSPTTYPDPLPGIKNALDSLNQSYLKKVSKVSVSTTLATNAVLENTVSERPSGHDVALIMIGDTKDPADPRIPYYITVEGGHSANGREIRFLDIQSIKDFVLETKDKVAAFAVSANFSVRNPDHEIKAKEIIEKMTDLPVVCGHELSQSLGSYERGITAYIDAQLVPISTQFMNAVVSEIKRRGIDAQIMMLKCDGSVVGIDEALRHPIESIFTGPAASLVGAAYLSKMKDCIVIDVGGTSTDVAKVTHGIPEITDEGAVVGGWQTKVKAIRMETSAMGGDSHVWIKNGVISFGPRKVIPICMAAAKWPSLKDKVKKASIPSKIQLCENIQPTKFYIRTGSKPDIMGKTEKELFDRIGDEPTSIGEIFTDGLPSSVFLELLIKKKLIHAIGFTPTDALHVLGDYTEWDNEASEIAAGILSKMIQTERTDFCEDVKSSFGKNMAAYVMSYLLREIDHADIRKIIDNKYEYLTRFKVGVPVVLLGGPVRAYVDDVRDAIDAEIILPEHAEVGNAVGAIVGKVTKRIEILIRNVREGNKSVTMMFTPAGRKRFNNYPQALEEADVVGRQLVLEYLNNSGLPIEDHKIEVIKQDIRINDSDLFPLETNLVFVGVGDVED, encoded by the coding sequence ATAAAGTACGGAATTGGAATCGATGCAGGTGGAACGTACACCGATGCTGTTATCGTGAGAGAGGATGACGGAAAGGTCATAGACTATACGAAATCACCGACCACGTATCCGGATCCGCTTCCCGGAATAAAGAACGCCCTTGATTCCCTTAATCAGTCATACCTGAAGAAGGTATCAAAGGTCTCTGTTTCCACGACCCTTGCAACGAATGCCGTTCTTGAGAACACTGTTTCGGAAAGACCTTCAGGACATGATGTTGCACTGATAATGATAGGAGACACTAAAGATCCTGCTGACCCCAGGATACCCTATTACATCACTGTGGAAGGCGGACATAGCGCAAACGGAAGGGAGATCCGTTTTCTGGACATCCAGAGCATAAAGGATTTTGTTCTCGAAACAAAGGACAAGGTCGCAGCTTTTGCAGTTTCAGCAAATTTCAGTGTCAGGAACCCGGACCATGAGATCAAGGCCAAAGAGATCATTGAGAAAATGACTGACCTTCCAGTAGTTTGCGGACACGAGCTTTCACAATCACTTGGTTCCTATGAAAGAGGTATAACAGCCTACATCGATGCCCAGCTGGTACCAATTTCCACGCAGTTCATGAATGCAGTGGTCTCTGAGATCAAGAGACGTGGTATTGATGCACAGATAATGATGCTAAAATGCGATGGTTCCGTTGTGGGCATTGATGAAGCCCTCAGGCATCCTATCGAATCCATATTTACCGGACCTGCAGCCAGTCTCGTTGGTGCAGCCTATCTTTCAAAGATGAAGGACTGCATCGTTATTGATGTTGGAGGAACCAGTACCGATGTCGCAAAAGTGACCCATGGAATTCCAGAGATTACGGATGAAGGTGCAGTTGTAGGCGGATGGCAGACGAAAGTGAAGGCCATACGCATGGAAACCTCGGCAATGGGAGGTGACAGCCACGTCTGGATAAAGAACGGAGTGATCAGCTTCGGACCACGCAAGGTCATCCCGATCTGTATGGCTGCAGCAAAATGGCCTTCCCTCAAGGATAAAGTAAAGAAAGCTTCTATTCCTTCAAAGATACAGTTATGCGAGAACATTCAGCCGACAAAATTCTATATTCGGACAGGCAGCAAGCCCGACATTATGGGAAAGACAGAAAAAGAGCTGTTCGATCGCATAGGTGATGAACCGACCTCCATCGGCGAGATCTTCACCGATGGACTGCCTTCATCTGTATTCCTGGAACTTCTTATCAAGAAGAAACTTATCCATGCAATCGGCTTTACCCCAACCGATGCTTTGCACGTTCTGGGAGATTACACGGAGTGGGACAACGAAGCTTCCGAGATCGCAGCCGGCATCTTGTCCAAGATGATCCAGACTGAACGCACAGACTTCTGTGAAGATGTCAAGAGTTCCTTCGGGAAGAACATGGCTGCCTATGTCATGTCGTACCTGCTGAGAGAGATCGATCATGCAGATATCAGGAAGATAATTGACAACAAGTATGAGTACCTTACCAGGTTCAAGGTCGGTGTTCCCGTGGTCTTACTTGGTGGTCCGGTCCGGGCTTATGTTGATGATGTACGGGATGCAATCGATGCAGAGATCATTTTGCCTGAACATGCAGAAGTGGGGAACGCAGTTGGTGCAATAGTAGGCAAGGTCACAAAAAGGATCGAGATCCTTATCCGCAACGTTCGTGAAGGCAACAAATCTGTCACAATGATGTTTACACCTGCCGGAAGAAAGCGTTTCAATAACTATCCCCAGGCCCTTGAGGAAGCGGATGTTGTGGGAAGACAACTTGTGCTGGAATACCTGAACAATTCCGGGCTCCCCATCGAGGACCATAAGATAGAGGTCATAAAGCAGGACATCAGGATAAATGATTCCGACCTTTTCCCACTGGAAACTAATCTGGTTTTCGTGGGTGTGGGTGATGTTGAGGATTAA